The Burkholderia pyrrocinia genome includes a window with the following:
- the pilM gene encoding type IV pilus biogenesis protein PilM: MYALAVALAFASIAAVYATLQGPSAIPALQPPRTAQALAENLAIYRQATLDYARVHPGTRGAVSNTRLPFPAWYPGANPLWRNYVMDGTVVAYASAAPSVNITGEITMLADGSLFAGVAYRNAVVRPANANPNAPAIGVPLPAGLKIANGMPVWMGQAY; this comes from the coding sequence ATGTACGCCCTCGCCGTCGCACTGGCCTTCGCGTCGATCGCCGCTGTCTATGCGACGCTGCAAGGCCCGTCCGCTATTCCCGCGCTGCAGCCGCCGCGCACCGCGCAAGCGCTCGCCGAAAACCTCGCCATCTACCGGCAGGCGACGCTCGACTACGCGCGCGTGCATCCGGGCACGCGCGGCGCGGTGTCGAATACGCGGCTGCCATTTCCGGCGTGGTATCCGGGCGCGAACCCGCTATGGCGCAACTACGTCATGGACGGCACCGTTGTCGCGTATGCGTCGGCGGCGCCGTCCGTCAATATCACGGGCGAAATCACGATGCTCGCCGACGGTTCGCTGTTCGCGGGCGTCGCGTATCGCAATGCGGTCGTGCGCCCTGCCAACGCGAATCCGAACGCGCCGGCGATCGGCGTGCCGCTGCCCGCCGGGTTGAAGATTGCGAACGGCATGCCGGTCTGGATGGGGCAAGCATACTGA
- a CDS encoding type 4 pilus major pilin → MKPLANPPAYRHTPAFCRRHRKERGASLLESIAYLGVAAIVIVGAIALLGSAFSSANTNRLTEDLNAIQTGTKKLYMGQVNNYGSDSMNANLSAAKVFPGTLTQDGKGGVSNTWGGTVTVIGANQTFTVTYTQVPREVCVNTLTAGGNWKSAKIGETSIDYPVSPSAATGACTDSATIIWTSN, encoded by the coding sequence ATGAAACCACTCGCCAACCCTCCCGCCTATCGACACACACCGGCGTTCTGCCGGAGGCACCGCAAGGAGCGCGGTGCGTCGCTGCTCGAGAGCATCGCGTATCTGGGCGTCGCGGCGATCGTGATCGTCGGCGCGATCGCGCTGCTCGGGTCGGCGTTCTCGAGCGCGAATACGAATCGGCTGACTGAGGATCTGAATGCGATTCAGACGGGCACAAAAAAGCTTTACATGGGGCAGGTGAACAACTACGGCTCGGATTCGATGAACGCGAATTTGAGTGCGGCGAAGGTGTTTCCGGGGACGCTGACACAGGACGGCAAAGGCGGTGTTTCGAATACGTGGGGAGGGACTGTGACCGTGATCGGTGCGAACCAGACTTTCACAGTCACTTACACGCAAGTGCCGAGAGAAGTCTGCGTCAACACGTTGACGGCCGGCGGAAACTGGAAATCGGCGAAGATTGGCGAAACGTCCATCGATTATCCGGTCTCGCCGAGCGCTGCGACGGGCGCTTGCACCGATAGCGCCACCATTATCTGGACGTCGAACTGA
- a CDS encoding type II secretion system F family protein, with amino-acid sequence MALELNRRWAKFCLNADERLRVYRKIAKMLGNGLPLLKVLEELEWRASREGRKPREPLAIVLSDWRLAVQNGRMLSEAMEAWVPATEQMIVAAGEQAGRIEDALVSVADIVQSSRKIRRAVTGGVAYPVGLVVMVIGYLYLFGTHVIPKFALIADPTHWRGAARSLYLMSLFVQGWMLVVVAALVAVLAALAWSLPRWRGPLRVYADRVPPYSIYRLVTGSGFLIAFSALQASGVTVERALLKIGAVAEPWLRERIDDTLVGVKSGLNAGEALLNAGYQFPSREIVEDLCIYAEYGGFDAALKMLADEWLEEGVARITAQMRVLNGVAIVALAMVIGWLVTGFFGIQQEIATMTRAMH; translated from the coding sequence ATGGCACTTGAGCTGAATCGACGCTGGGCGAAGTTCTGCCTGAATGCCGACGAGCGGCTGCGCGTCTATCGGAAGATCGCGAAGATGCTCGGCAACGGGCTGCCGCTCCTCAAGGTGCTGGAGGAACTCGAATGGCGCGCGTCGCGCGAAGGGCGCAAGCCGCGCGAGCCGCTCGCGATCGTGCTGTCCGACTGGCGGCTCGCCGTGCAGAACGGCCGGATGCTGTCGGAGGCGATGGAGGCATGGGTACCCGCGACGGAGCAGATGATCGTCGCGGCGGGCGAGCAGGCGGGGCGCATCGAGGACGCGCTCGTGTCGGTTGCCGACATCGTGCAGTCGAGCCGCAAGATCCGCCGCGCGGTCACGGGCGGCGTCGCGTATCCGGTCGGGCTCGTCGTGATGGTGATCGGCTATCTGTACCTGTTCGGCACGCACGTGATCCCGAAGTTCGCGCTGATCGCCGATCCGACGCACTGGCGCGGCGCCGCGCGCTCGCTGTACCTGATGTCGCTGTTCGTGCAGGGCTGGATGCTCGTCGTCGTCGCAGCGCTCGTCGCGGTGCTCGCCGCGCTCGCGTGGTCGCTGCCGCGCTGGCGCGGGCCGCTGCGCGTCTACGCGGATCGCGTGCCGCCTTATTCGATCTACCGGCTCGTCACGGGCAGCGGCTTCCTGATCGCGTTCTCGGCGCTGCAGGCGTCGGGCGTCACGGTCGAGAGGGCGCTGCTCAAGATCGGCGCGGTCGCGGAGCCGTGGCTGCGCGAGCGGATCGACGACACGCTGGTCGGCGTGAAGTCGGGCCTCAACGCCGGCGAGGCGCTGCTCAACGCCGGTTATCAGTTTCCGTCGCGCGAGATCGTCGAGGATTTGTGCATCTACGCCGAATACGGCGGCTTCGACGCGGCACTCAAGATGCTCGCCGACGAATGGCTCGAAGAGGGCGTCGCGCGGATTACCGCGCAGATGCGCGTGCTGAACGGCGTCGCGATCGTCGCGCTCGCGATGGTGATCGGCTGGCTCGTGACGGGCTTCTTCGGCATCCAGCAGGAAATCGCCACGATGACGCGCGCGATGCATTGA
- a CDS encoding GspE/PulE family protein → MSHAAQRPDAPPVRAALPASGDAAPPRGPRAVSEAGDFAASVEERKFVCLFDDGRLLIADGHEMNPFVLSYRARLDRMGRPYRPTPATLMQVREAYRQNAAGGGERLDHTVMQVLAKELIGRACRERASDIHIRVRRFSTEVYFRIHNELMRVNEHTREHGERLLATLYGAMTTVSDNSYRPSERQDASIGDRDKLPDDLYGVRIATTPTNEGSLMVLRLLYNDAGDATDLAALGFAPEHVAAFRALRAQPHGMNIISGPTGSGKSTTLQRMLAAQIDESRGSLHVITVEDPIEYPIDGAVQTPVANAPTEDARALAFAAAITNAMRLDPDTIMIGEVRDRASGQTALRASMTGHQVWTTVHANSALAIADRLIDLGVHARMVTDHTVISGLISQRLVKLLCPHCKLRLVDHPDRIEPGLFARLRLALDSRMHDVCIAGDGCEHCRTVGTIGRTVVAEVILPDARLFEYLRDGDKVGALEYWTGTRGGMTLGEHALRKVAAGLVDPRGVERVVGTLAPVAGEARQQLSLVGFSYGT, encoded by the coding sequence ATGAGCCACGCCGCGCAACGACCCGACGCGCCGCCCGTGCGCGCAGCGCTGCCCGCCAGCGGCGATGCCGCGCCGCCGCGCGGCCCGCGCGCCGTCAGCGAAGCGGGCGACTTTGCCGCGAGCGTCGAGGAACGCAAGTTCGTCTGCCTGTTCGACGACGGGCGTCTCCTGATTGCCGACGGCCACGAGATGAATCCGTTCGTGCTGTCGTATCGCGCGCGGCTTGACCGGATGGGCCGGCCGTACCGGCCGACGCCCGCGACGCTGATGCAGGTGCGCGAGGCGTACCGGCAGAACGCCGCGGGCGGCGGCGAGCGGCTCGATCACACGGTGATGCAGGTGCTCGCGAAGGAGCTGATCGGCCGCGCGTGCCGCGAGCGCGCATCGGACATCCATATCCGCGTGCGCCGCTTCAGCACCGAGGTTTACTTCCGGATCCACAACGAGCTCATGCGCGTGAACGAGCACACGCGCGAGCACGGCGAGCGGCTGCTCGCGACGCTGTACGGCGCGATGACGACCGTGTCGGACAACAGCTACCGGCCGAGCGAACGCCAGGACGCGAGCATCGGCGACCGCGACAAGCTGCCGGACGATCTGTACGGCGTGCGGATCGCGACGACGCCGACCAACGAAGGCAGCCTGATGGTGCTGCGGCTCCTGTACAACGATGCGGGCGACGCGACCGATCTCGCGGCGCTCGGCTTCGCGCCCGAGCACGTCGCGGCGTTCCGTGCGCTGCGCGCACAGCCGCACGGGATGAACATCATCAGCGGCCCGACGGGTTCCGGCAAATCGACGACGCTGCAGCGGATGCTCGCCGCGCAGATCGACGAGTCGCGCGGCAGCCTGCACGTGATCACGGTCGAGGACCCGATCGAATATCCGATCGACGGCGCGGTGCAGACGCCCGTCGCGAACGCGCCGACCGAGGACGCGCGCGCGCTCGCGTTCGCGGCGGCGATCACGAACGCGATGCGGCTCGATCCGGACACGATCATGATCGGCGAGGTCCGCGACCGCGCGTCCGGGCAGACGGCGTTGCGCGCGTCGATGACGGGCCACCAGGTGTGGACGACGGTGCACGCGAACAGCGCGCTCGCGATCGCCGACCGCCTGATCGATCTCGGCGTGCACGCGCGGATGGTCACCGATCACACGGTGATCTCCGGGCTCATCAGCCAGCGTCTCGTGAAGCTGCTGTGTCCGCATTGCAAGCTGCGGCTCGTCGATCATCCGGACCGGATCGAGCCGGGCCTGTTCGCGCGCCTGCGGCTTGCGCTCGACAGCCGGATGCACGACGTGTGCATCGCGGGCGACGGCTGCGAGCACTGCCGCACGGTCGGCACGATCGGCCGCACCGTCGTCGCCGAAGTGATCCTGCCCGACGCGCGGCTGTTCGAATACCTGCGCGACGGCGACAAGGTCGGCGCGCTCGAGTACTGGACCGGCACGCGCGGCGGGATGACGCTTGGCGAGCACGCGCTGCGCAAGGTCGCGGCGGGGCTCGTCGATCCGCGCGGCGTCGAGCGCGTCGTCGGCACGCTCGCGCCGGTTGCGGGCGAAGCGCGACAGCAACTGTCGCTCGTCGGATTCAGCTATGGCACTTGA
- the pilP gene encoding type IV pilus biogenesis protein PilP, with protein sequence MCALGLVVLAGAVRAAGPVSSDEDGATAARLTQLQSETVLLQAQLKKLETEQQVAERSAQLARVRGGAPAGQFAVTAIEGVGKRAFATLRMNGGAEFEVQRGDALPDGGRVVAIEPRAVVVSNRGRTTRLSTASPSYAGNPPLPADPAAPPPMLPALPASGS encoded by the coding sequence ATGTGCGCACTTGGCCTGGTGGTGCTCGCCGGCGCCGTGCGCGCGGCGGGGCCCGTGTCGTCCGACGAGGACGGCGCGACCGCCGCGCGGCTCACGCAGTTGCAAAGCGAGACGGTGCTGCTGCAGGCGCAGTTGAAGAAGCTCGAGACCGAGCAACAGGTCGCCGAGCGATCCGCGCAGCTCGCGCGCGTGCGCGGCGGCGCGCCGGCCGGGCAGTTCGCGGTGACGGCGATCGAAGGCGTCGGCAAGCGCGCGTTCGCGACGCTGCGGATGAACGGCGGCGCCGAATTCGAAGTGCAGCGCGGCGACGCGCTGCCGGACGGTGGACGCGTCGTCGCGATCGAGCCGCGTGCGGTCGTCGTGTCGAATCGCGGGCGCACCACGAGGCTGTCGACGGCGTCGCCGTCGTACGCGGGCAATCCGCCGCTGCCGGCCGACCCGGCCGCGCCGCCGCCGATGCTGCCCGCACTGCCGGCGAGCGGATCATGA
- the pilO2 gene encoding type 4b pilus protein PilO2 has product MSAQVIQIGRQRFVGGLFWQSLSRRNELRAEAVELAKKLKFDLMVLRIDRGGAAAGYANTRDGFAPGHLSLGAMVSRAIALEGAFYNGRRQPAPNWLGAFALPDGRWAYFAVRDHAFMPNGDWVGTREEALERLHTDYAWGGWNVVIGELELEKQGFQNFQPKRLDDLLPRRGGRPRTERWWALRPIERRLSPRAALVAAAVVCVAGGGAFAYWHHRAKVEDEQREAALERVRAELAARQAKSGPVVPPWAALPDAVGFARACATRFGRLAPGGWRLDRYECTPDAAHYTWARNGSNVRYLLAAEPDAIVDTDGERATLEVPLAAPTAGDTPLVDDSVVRTQLLSRLQWLDAVAKLDPLLPDQAARAPLANLAQQAAAAVGWRAYRLNASLGGVAPPEFVRAIDVPGLRVQHLAYQNNQWTLEGVLYAK; this is encoded by the coding sequence ATGAGCGCGCAGGTGATTCAAATCGGCCGCCAGCGCTTCGTCGGCGGCTTGTTCTGGCAGTCGCTGTCGAGGCGCAACGAGCTGCGCGCCGAAGCAGTCGAGCTCGCGAAGAAGCTGAAGTTCGACCTGATGGTGCTGCGGATCGATCGCGGCGGCGCGGCGGCGGGCTATGCGAACACGCGCGACGGTTTCGCGCCCGGGCATCTGTCGCTCGGCGCGATGGTGTCGCGCGCGATCGCGCTCGAAGGCGCGTTCTACAACGGACGCCGGCAGCCCGCGCCGAACTGGCTCGGCGCGTTCGCGCTGCCCGACGGACGCTGGGCGTACTTCGCGGTGCGCGACCACGCGTTCATGCCGAACGGCGACTGGGTCGGCACTCGCGAAGAAGCGTTGGAACGGCTGCATACCGATTACGCGTGGGGCGGCTGGAACGTCGTGATCGGCGAACTGGAGCTCGAGAAACAGGGCTTCCAGAATTTTCAGCCGAAGCGGCTCGACGATCTGCTGCCGCGCCGTGGCGGCCGGCCGCGTACCGAGCGCTGGTGGGCGTTGCGGCCCATCGAGCGGCGCTTGTCGCCGCGCGCCGCGCTGGTCGCCGCGGCGGTCGTGTGCGTCGCGGGCGGCGGCGCGTTCGCCTATTGGCATCATCGCGCGAAGGTCGAGGACGAGCAACGCGAGGCGGCGCTCGAACGCGTGCGCGCGGAGCTCGCCGCGCGGCAGGCGAAGAGCGGCCCCGTCGTTCCGCCGTGGGCGGCGCTGCCCGACGCGGTCGGGTTCGCGCGCGCGTGCGCGACGCGCTTCGGCCGGCTCGCGCCGGGCGGCTGGCGGCTCGATCGCTACGAATGCACACCGGACGCTGCGCACTACACGTGGGCGCGCAACGGCTCGAACGTGCGCTACCTGCTCGCCGCGGAGCCCGACGCGATCGTCGACACCGACGGCGAACGCGCGACGCTCGAGGTGCCGCTCGCCGCGCCGACGGCGGGCGACACGCCGCTCGTCGACGATTCGGTTGTCAGGACGCAACTTCTGTCGCGTCTCCAATGGCTCGATGCCGTGGCTAAACTGGACCCGCTGCTTCCCGATCAGGCGGCGCGCGCCCCGCTCGCGAATCTCGCGCAGCAGGCGGCCGCCGCGGTCGGGTGGCGCGCGTACCGGCTGAACGCGAGCCTCGGCGGCGTCGCGCCGCCCGAGTTCGTGCGCGCGATCGACGTTCCGGGGCTGCGCGTGCAGCACCTCGCTTACCAGAACAATCAGTGGACTCTCGAAGGAGTGCTCTATGCGAAATAG
- a CDS encoding PilN family type IVB pilus formation outer membrane protein, which yields MRVFFVISLLAAALLSGCTGLRSGIERDVRRDSDESGALLKRTADGDNSVHALSPVVVDNGLWVSAGAVKLQSREQLPALFDEPASFDRTVSSLSEFAEQITRLTQVPTQVAASAQQAAARSQQGGGADGVARGAPAFLDAAGGRSVPPLPPGMPGGGSSGGGKAGSGADGGGGGTSFAPARILYTGGTLRGLLDAACARFGVFWKYEQGTIRFFFTDTRTFQVNAIPGDSSLNASVVSGATSDGTSGGSQSGGSGGGASGSGSGSGTTGLTANNTANTAVNSQLSVFNGLQSAIQSMLSRYGSSVASPATGSISVTDTPDVIERVAAFMTQQNRSLSRQVMLNVTVLSVSLKAGDAYGIDWSLVYKTVSAQFGISNPFTPAAVTPGDLSATVLSPTSRFNGTKLLIRALSQQGTVRRKTSASVTTLNNQPVPVQVATQTGYLASVSTTNTANVGSSTALTPGTVTTGFNMTLLPHVLDDGTVMLQFSTNISSLLQLKEVSSSTGSGATRIQTPDVDMRNFLQRVAMKSGETLVISGYEGTNDSLDERGIGTPKMIALGGGYEAQRSREVIVILITPVTQRGGA from the coding sequence ATGCGCGTCTTTTTCGTCATTTCGTTACTGGCCGCCGCGCTGCTGAGCGGCTGCACCGGGCTGCGCAGCGGCATCGAGCGGGACGTGCGACGCGATTCGGATGAATCCGGCGCGCTCCTCAAGCGCACCGCCGATGGCGACAACAGCGTGCACGCGCTGTCGCCCGTCGTCGTCGACAACGGCCTGTGGGTGTCGGCGGGCGCGGTGAAGCTGCAGAGCCGCGAACAGCTCCCCGCGCTATTCGACGAGCCGGCGTCGTTCGACCGCACGGTCTCGTCGTTATCCGAATTCGCCGAGCAGATCACGCGGCTCACGCAGGTACCGACGCAGGTCGCCGCGAGCGCGCAGCAGGCGGCCGCGCGTTCGCAGCAAGGCGGCGGCGCGGACGGCGTCGCGCGCGGCGCACCCGCGTTCCTCGACGCGGCGGGCGGGCGCTCGGTGCCGCCGCTGCCGCCCGGCATGCCGGGCGGCGGGTCGTCCGGCGGCGGCAAGGCGGGCAGCGGCGCGGACGGCGGCGGCGGCGGCACGTCGTTCGCGCCGGCGCGCATCCTGTACACGGGCGGCACGCTGCGCGGCCTGCTCGACGCGGCATGCGCGCGCTTCGGCGTCTTCTGGAAATACGAGCAGGGGACGATCCGCTTCTTCTTCACCGATACCCGCACGTTCCAGGTCAACGCGATTCCCGGCGACTCGTCGCTGAACGCGTCGGTGGTGAGCGGCGCGACGAGCGACGGCACGTCGGGCGGCTCGCAGTCCGGCGGCTCGGGCGGTGGCGCGAGCGGCTCGGGCTCCGGCTCCGGCACGACGGGCCTCACCGCAAACAATACGGCGAACACCGCGGTGAATTCGCAGCTGTCCGTGTTCAACGGGCTGCAGAGCGCGATCCAGTCGATGCTGTCGCGCTACGGCAGCTCGGTCGCATCGCCCGCGACCGGCTCGATCTCGGTGACCGACACGCCCGACGTGATCGAGCGCGTCGCAGCGTTCATGACGCAGCAGAACCGCTCGCTGTCGCGGCAGGTGATGCTCAACGTGACGGTGCTCAGCGTGTCGCTGAAGGCGGGCGACGCATACGGGATCGACTGGAGCCTCGTCTACAAGACGGTGTCGGCGCAATTCGGGATCTCCAACCCGTTCACGCCGGCCGCGGTGACGCCCGGCGATCTGTCCGCGACGGTGCTCAGCCCGACGAGCCGCTTCAACGGCACCAAGCTGCTGATTCGCGCGTTGTCGCAGCAGGGGACGGTGCGGCGCAAGACGTCGGCGTCGGTCACGACGCTCAACAACCAGCCGGTGCCCGTGCAGGTCGCGACGCAGACGGGCTATCTCGCGTCGGTGTCGACGACGAACACCGCGAACGTCGGCTCGTCGACCGCGCTCACGCCGGGCACCGTAACGACGGGCTTCAACATGACGCTGTTGCCGCACGTGCTCGACGATGGCACCGTGATGCTGCAGTTCTCGACGAACATCTCGTCGCTGCTCCAGCTGAAGGAAGTGTCGAGCAGCACGGGCAGCGGCGCGACGCGGATCCAGACGCCCGACGTCGACATGCGCAACTTCCTGCAGCGGGTCGCGATGAAGTCGGGCGAGACGCTCGTCATCAGCGGCTACGAAGGCACGAACGATTCGCTCGACGAGCGCGGCATCGGCACGCCGAAGATGATCGCGCTCGGCGGCGGCTACGAGGCGCAACGCTCGCGCGAGGTGATCGTGATCCTGATCACGCCCGTCACGCAGCGCGGCGGCGCCTGA
- a CDS encoding toxin co-regulated pilus biosynthesis Q family protein has protein sequence MMHGATVAAAAFIATALFATDCAASGPPAGTDPVIGGPFVERFDHAPLTATRVDVLRAVSPSTSATAARPASLPVADAPVWDVRASDGTIRGVLLRWARTAGWQLVWDAPVDFSIDAQATLRGSFEDALQVLVASLGRTATPIQAILYQGNHVLRVVAQGAG, from the coding sequence CGCGTTCATCGCGACCGCGCTTTTTGCAACCGATTGCGCGGCGAGCGGCCCGCCCGCCGGCACCGATCCGGTGATCGGCGGCCCATTTGTCGAGCGCTTCGATCACGCACCGCTGACGGCAACGCGCGTCGACGTCTTGCGCGCGGTATCGCCGTCGACGTCAGCCACGGCCGCGCGGCCCGCGTCGCTGCCCGTTGCGGACGCACCCGTCTGGGACGTGCGCGCGTCCGACGGCACGATCCGCGGCGTCTTGTTGCGATGGGCGCGCACGGCGGGCTGGCAGCTCGTCTGGGATGCGCCGGTCGATTTCAGCATCGACGCGCAGGCGACGCTGCGCGGCTCGTTCGAGGATGCGCTGCAAGTGCTCGTCGCGAGTCTCGGCCGCACGGCGACGCCGATCCAGGCGATTCTCTATCAAGGCAATCACGTGTTGCGCGTCGTCGCGCAGGGAGCGGGCTGA